In Gimesia benthica, a single window of DNA contains:
- a CDS encoding nucleoside hydrolase yields MKALSLLFLLIAACGLTQNHATAAEPVKLIFDTDIGNDIDDALALAVIHALQSRGECELLAVTSSKDNPYSALYCDVVNTFYGRPEIPLGRVEQGKTPKDGSYVRKVVEYALEGKPVFPRQYDSADQLPEAVSLLRKTLAAQPDHSVALVVVGFSTNIARLLKSPADGISPLTGKELVSQKVKLLSQMIGRFEPGKPASFHEYNVREDVPAARTLFELWPENVPVVASGWEIGRAIQNRSTSILNDYNYVKYHPVKLGYEYWHKMPYDRPTYDLTSVLYAVRPERGYFGKSAPGQLKINESGKLEHHTEKAGKHYFLTVSPEQVVRTQEVLESLSSQPPSN; encoded by the coding sequence ATGAAAGCGCTATCGCTACTTTTTCTCCTGATCGCCGCCTGCGGTCTCACTCAGAATCACGCCACCGCAGCTGAACCGGTCAAACTGATCTTCGACACCGATATCGGAAATGACATTGACGACGCCCTGGCACTGGCCGTCATTCATGCCCTGCAGAGCCGGGGGGAATGCGAACTGCTGGCCGTCACGAGCAGTAAGGATAATCCGTATTCGGCGCTTTACTGCGATGTCGTGAATACGTTTTACGGACGCCCTGAAATCCCACTGGGACGCGTGGAGCAGGGTAAAACTCCCAAAGACGGATCCTATGTAAGGAAAGTTGTCGAATACGCCCTCGAGGGGAAGCCTGTGTTTCCGCGCCAGTATGACTCTGCGGATCAACTGCCGGAAGCTGTCAGCCTGCTCCGCAAGACCCTGGCCGCTCAACCCGATCATTCGGTGGCCCTCGTCGTGGTCGGTTTTTCCACGAACATCGCCCGCCTGCTCAAGTCACCTGCCGATGGCATCAGTCCGCTGACAGGAAAAGAACTGGTCAGCCAGAAAGTCAAACTGCTTTCCCAGATGATCGGACGCTTTGAACCCGGCAAGCCAGCCTCTTTCCACGAATATAATGTCAGGGAAGACGTCCCCGCGGCTCGTACCCTGTTTGAACTCTGGCCGGAAAATGTTCCCGTGGTAGCCAGCGGCTGGGAAATTGGCAGAGCGATTCAGAACCGGTCAACCAGTATTCTCAATGACTATAACTATGTGAAATATCACCCGGTCAAGCTGGGCTATGAGTACTGGCACAAAATGCCTTACGACCGGCCCACCTATGATCTGACCAGTGTGCTGTATGCAGTACGTCCCGAACGCGGCTACTTTGGCAAGTCAGCTCCGGGACAACTGAAGATCAATGAATCTGGCAAACTGGAACACCATACAGAAAAAGCAGGCAAACATTATTTCCTGACCGTCTCGCCAGAACAGGTAGTGCGTACTCAGGAAGTTCTGGAAAGTCTGTCCAGTCAACCCCCGTCGAACTGA
- a CDS encoding TMEM43 family protein: MSEQTEQSTDPTFGTRFKTALKNLGIGIVFLIAGLFLLWHNESRILEREQSITQAEAVLSEAAADAESGADTKSAPQDTQVTTPFRWALRLGGWVILFLGLATLFKPLVVLVEKIPLIANFVGRGITVFALLSSLSLTLILISAVWMVARPVFGALMLLAGIVPLFTLYRSGRKARLKQAWKNA; this comes from the coding sequence ATGAGCGAGCAGACTGAACAATCCACTGATCCGACATTTGGCACTCGTTTTAAAACGGCGTTGAAAAACCTGGGGATCGGAATTGTGTTCCTGATTGCGGGGCTGTTTCTGCTCTGGCATAACGAAAGCAGAATTCTGGAACGGGAGCAGAGTATCACGCAGGCGGAAGCAGTTCTCTCTGAAGCCGCCGCCGATGCAGAATCAGGGGCAGACACAAAGTCTGCTCCCCAGGATACTCAGGTCACCACTCCCTTTCGCTGGGCCTTACGCCTCGGGGGCTGGGTGATTCTGTTTCTGGGGCTGGCGACACTCTTTAAACCACTGGTCGTACTCGTTGAAAAGATCCCCTTGATCGCCAATTTCGTCGGACGCGGGATCACGGTCTTCGCTTTGCTCAGCTCATTAAGCTTGACTCTGATTCTGATTTCAGCCGTCTGGATGGTCGCGCGACCCGTCTTTGGGGCACTCATGCTGCTGGCCGGAATCGTCCCCCTCTTCACCTTATATCGCTCCGGGAGAAAAGCGAGACTCAAACAGGCCTGGAAAAACGCCTGA
- a CDS encoding BBP7 family outer membrane beta-barrel protein, with translation MVNPAYRLMIGMIVLLSGVGFRTAQAQYSPAMGQPGAQGNPYATASYGGGHKGGMVYEPAPEYYASPDQYASEYYAPDYYGTSNSGTVMQVLPEDRGWAYDHPWDGFFKNLAENSWLRVEYMLVKSPPGNQLIGAPIPSGNDPRLPFTTADFDGLGTLSTKEADLSSIGTQGTNGLRGTFGIDFESGTIEAIFFGTQSDVSSVSYGQADLLGPNFGQTDLISINTLVDGQVGIAGRNFNQKFAVNYRSQAWGAESNYVVNTDQLFFKTIYGAGGFQVRPLVGFRYLKIAEDMNVTGDFEELNTIPTVPLFTTTIESSTNNKLYVPQAGIRMEFVHPWFTISAEPKVGFGVNHYKGSVLTDQFFGPTDPTHLTQISQTRFSPTFEFGVNARFHLNQWFTFNVGYNFLWANQIARPGTIVYYNSSTVSNVSLQAQDSLDSYKLHGLVLGGEIRWP, from the coding sequence ATGGTTAATCCGGCCTATCGTTTAATGATTGGGATGATTGTTCTCCTGTCGGGAGTGGGCTTCCGTACTGCGCAGGCTCAATATTCTCCTGCCATGGGGCAACCCGGCGCACAGGGTAATCCGTACGCGACTGCGTCCTACGGTGGTGGTCACAAAGGTGGCATGGTTTATGAACCGGCGCCAGAATATTATGCATCTCCCGATCAGTATGCTTCAGAGTATTACGCACCCGATTATTACGGTACGAGTAACTCGGGGACTGTGATGCAGGTGCTTCCGGAAGACCGGGGCTGGGCCTACGATCATCCCTGGGATGGCTTCTTTAAGAATCTGGCTGAAAACAGCTGGTTGCGCGTCGAATATATGCTGGTAAAATCCCCTCCGGGAAATCAGCTGATTGGTGCTCCAATTCCATCAGGCAATGATCCGCGTCTGCCTTTTACCACCGCTGATTTCGACGGCTTGGGAACTCTGTCCACCAAGGAAGCGGATCTGAGTTCGATTGGCACACAGGGAACCAACGGGCTGCGTGGAACCTTTGGTATCGACTTCGAAAGCGGTACGATCGAAGCCATATTCTTTGGGACACAATCCGACGTCAGTTCTGTCTCCTACGGTCAGGCTGATCTGCTGGGACCTAACTTCGGCCAGACAGATTTGATTTCGATTAATACTCTCGTCGACGGTCAGGTTGGAATTGCTGGCAGAAACTTCAATCAGAAATTTGCCGTCAATTACCGTTCTCAGGCATGGGGCGCGGAAAGTAATTATGTCGTCAACACAGACCAGTTGTTTTTCAAAACTATTTATGGCGCTGGTGGATTTCAGGTGCGTCCTCTGGTCGGTTTCCGCTATCTGAAAATCGCCGAAGACATGAACGTCACCGGGGACTTTGAAGAGCTCAATACCATCCCGACGGTTCCTCTATTCACAACGACAATTGAATCGTCCACCAATAACAAACTGTATGTTCCACAGGCTGGTATCCGCATGGAGTTTGTGCATCCCTGGTTCACGATCTCTGCTGAACCTAAAGTCGGTTTCGGTGTGAACCATTACAAAGGGAGTGTGCTGACCGATCAGTTCTTCGGACCTACCGATCCCACACATCTCACGCAGATCTCACAGACACGTTTCTCTCCCACCTTTGAATTCGGCGTGAATGCACGCTTCCATTTGAACCAGTGGTTTACCTTCAACGTGGGGTATAACTTCCTGTGGGCCAATCAGATTGCCCGTCCAGGTACGATTGTCTATTACAACAGCAGCACAGTCAGCAATGTCTCCCTGCAGGCACAGGACAGCCTGGACAGTTACAAGCTGCACGGTCTTGTGCTGGGGGGGGAAATCCGCTGGCCGTAA
- a CDS encoding DUF1501 domain-containing protein translates to MLNPPTESLNLARRRFLMNSSCSVAGYALAAMMQKEGLLAGEDSGSLANPLAPKDSHFPGTAKNCIFIFLAGGPSQIDLYDPKPKLQELNGQPLPKELTEKVRFAFINKESATLSGSSRKFKKYGECGTEFSDVLPHIGSCADDIALVRSMYTEQFNHHPAQLMMNTGVGRFGRPSVGSWLTYGLGSQSNNLPGYVVLTAGRGASGGASLWSSGSLPSTYAGVLFRNQGEPVLNLNNPPGINSAIQKSGLEAIKQLNQEQLQRTGDDEIASRIASYELAFQMQSSAPELIDLSSETKETQEAYGVNRKGNTKEGKRGGGSDTEAAFGRNCLLARRLVERGVRFVNLYHASWDHHSGLDAGIERNAGIVDQPVAALLKDLKQRGLLDSTLVVMAGEFGRTPLGENRTGSKAVTGRDHHPSAFSLWMAGGGVKGGQVIGKTTELGWSVEEDPVHINDFHATLLHLFGLNHLKLAQKFGGLDIRLTNVGGKVVDKLIA, encoded by the coding sequence ATGTTGAATCCTCCCACTGAATCGTTGAATCTGGCCCGACGTCGGTTTCTGATGAATTCATCCTGCAGTGTCGCCGGTTATGCCCTGGCTGCCATGATGCAGAAAGAAGGACTTCTGGCCGGGGAAGACTCAGGCAGTCTGGCCAATCCCCTGGCTCCGAAAGACTCCCATTTCCCCGGGACTGCGAAGAACTGCATCTTCATTTTCCTCGCCGGCGGTCCGAGCCAGATCGATCTGTATGACCCGAAACCCAAGCTGCAGGAATTGAACGGTCAGCCGCTCCCAAAAGAGCTGACAGAGAAAGTTCGGTTTGCGTTCATTAATAAAGAATCAGCGACGCTGAGTGGCAGTTCGCGCAAGTTCAAGAAGTATGGGGAATGTGGGACTGAGTTCTCGGATGTACTGCCTCACATCGGTTCCTGCGCAGACGATATCGCGCTGGTTCGCTCCATGTATACGGAACAGTTCAACCATCATCCGGCGCAGCTGATGATGAATACCGGCGTAGGACGGTTCGGTAGACCCAGTGTCGGTTCCTGGTTGACCTACGGACTGGGAAGTCAGTCCAACAACCTGCCCGGTTATGTCGTGTTGACGGCGGGTCGTGGCGCCAGTGGCGGGGCTTCGCTCTGGTCGAGTGGCTCACTGCCTTCGACGTATGCCGGCGTACTGTTTCGTAATCAGGGCGAGCCCGTATTGAATCTGAATAATCCACCGGGAATCAATTCTGCGATTCAGAAATCGGGGCTGGAAGCCATCAAGCAATTGAACCAGGAGCAACTGCAGCGCACGGGCGATGATGAGATTGCGAGTCGGATCGCCAGCTACGAACTTGCGTTCCAGATGCAGTCCTCGGCTCCCGAACTGATTGATCTCTCCAGTGAAACAAAAGAGACGCAGGAAGCCTACGGCGTGAATCGCAAGGGGAATACCAAGGAAGGCAAACGGGGAGGTGGCTCGGATACAGAAGCCGCCTTTGGACGTAACTGCCTGCTGGCACGTCGACTTGTCGAGCGTGGTGTCCGTTTTGTGAATCTGTATCACGCTTCCTGGGATCACCACAGCGGTCTGGATGCAGGAATCGAACGGAATGCAGGGATCGTGGATCAACCCGTGGCTGCTCTATTGAAAGACCTTAAACAACGCGGTCTGCTGGATTCCACACTGGTTGTGATGGCCGGGGAATTTGGCAGAACGCCTCTCGGTGAAAACCGAACGGGCTCTAAAGCGGTCACCGGACGTGACCACCATCCCAGTGCCTTCAGTCTCTGGATGGCCGGCGGTGGCGTAAAAGGGGGACAGGTTATCGGGAAGACCACTGAACTGGGTTGGTCGGTGGAAGAGGATCCCGTACACATCAACGATTTTCACGCGACCCTGCTGCACCTGTTCGGTTTAAACCACCTTAAACTGGCACAGAAATTCGGTGGCCTGGATATCCGACTGACCAATGTGGGTGGTAAAGTCGTAGATAAACTGATCGCTTAA
- a CDS encoding DUF1553 domain-containing protein, translating to MKFGLLTFTGSLFLLSSSLLPPAMLSANEKSEKTAAVDFQKQIRPLFQAKCFSCHGSEVQEGGFRLDLKSRALEGGDSGIAIKPGHSHESELYHRLAGTGEGDKMPPEGEGTPLTKEELALVESWIKQGAVWPEVAGQNKTPGSDHWSFQPIKDVQPPQVKQSDWVKNGIDAFILRKLEQENVTPAPEADRSTLIRRAYLDLTGLPPSVEEWKRWSSEPSPQWYENMVDQLLESPHYGERWARHWLDLARYADSDGYEKDSKRPHAWRWRTWVINALNEDMPFDQFSIEQIAGDLLPNPDTSQLVATGFHRNTLINREGGTDPEEDRVKRTVDRTNTLGSVWLGVTVECAQCHTHKYDPLTQREYYRLYAFFNSLTEPDIGAPLPEEQAAFEKANQVYLKAHAPLVKAVQEYEQHKLVGSMEKWEQQKPDQSPVWNILQPESLQAKQNTTLSVLPDRSILASGENPGRAEIYTLTFKTNLQNINGIRLEALPDPSLPRQGPGRSPTGDFELTMLTLKAAPLNAPDKAKEIDLEKAQASFEMAGFKVDRVINNSPHTGWSISPQQGKKQIATFETKESFGDEKGMLLTVTLQQSTTRKLYHNLGRFRLSLTTDKKPLPLTGMTDLIAETLNTPTDQRTEVQKQELREYYRTIDPELKKLKDQELAHRKKAPQDPSETTKAQVVDHLKTPRKTRLLVRGDFLNPADEVQPNTPAVLPPLESEEPSRLDLARWLFNPQHPLTARVTVNRIWSRYFGRGLVPTINDFGTQGEAPSHPELLDWLATRFREQNWSMKQLHRLIVTSATYRQSSEKRPELAERDPYNAWLSHQNRLRVEAEIIRDEALSVSGLLKHKVGGRSVNPPQPEGIASLGYANSVKWPTSKGDDRYRRGLYTFFQRTVPYPMLMTFDSPDSNLSCTRRERSNTPLQALTIWNDPVFFECSQSLGPRIVSETQGKNSSLEQRIQHAFELCLTREPAESEVEIIKQLYQEQTRLLKSDPKLVSELTSKQTIPAGSTPQEVAAWIIIGRVLLNLDEFVTRS from the coding sequence ATGAAATTCGGTCTACTCACATTTACCGGTTCCCTGTTTCTGCTCTCCTCGTCGCTGCTTCCGCCTGCGATGCTCTCTGCGAATGAAAAATCAGAGAAGACAGCGGCTGTCGATTTCCAGAAACAGATCCGTCCACTCTTCCAGGCCAAATGCTTTTCCTGCCATGGAAGTGAAGTTCAGGAGGGGGGATTCCGCCTCGATCTGAAAAGCCGCGCCCTCGAAGGGGGCGATAGCGGCATCGCCATTAAACCGGGACACAGTCACGAAAGCGAACTCTATCATCGCCTCGCCGGAACCGGGGAGGGGGATAAAATGCCCCCCGAAGGTGAAGGCACCCCGCTGACGAAAGAGGAACTGGCTCTGGTTGAATCCTGGATCAAGCAGGGCGCCGTCTGGCCTGAAGTCGCGGGGCAGAACAAGACGCCAGGCTCTGACCACTGGTCGTTCCAGCCGATCAAAGACGTACAGCCTCCCCAGGTCAAACAGTCAGACTGGGTCAAAAACGGTATCGATGCCTTTATCCTGCGAAAGCTGGAACAGGAAAATGTAACGCCTGCCCCCGAGGCAGATCGCAGCACACTCATCCGCCGCGCGTATCTGGATCTCACCGGCCTCCCCCCTTCCGTGGAAGAGTGGAAGCGCTGGAGTTCTGAACCGAGTCCGCAGTGGTATGAAAACATGGTTGATCAACTGCTGGAATCGCCGCATTACGGGGAACGCTGGGCCCGGCACTGGCTGGACCTGGCCCGATATGCGGACAGTGACGGCTATGAAAAAGACAGCAAGCGTCCGCATGCGTGGCGCTGGCGTACGTGGGTCATCAACGCACTCAATGAAGACATGCCGTTCGATCAGTTCTCCATCGAACAGATTGCCGGAGACCTGCTGCCGAATCCGGATACGAGCCAACTGGTAGCAACAGGTTTTCATCGTAACACGCTGATTAACCGCGAAGGGGGCACAGACCCGGAAGAAGATCGCGTCAAACGCACCGTGGACCGAACCAACACCCTGGGCTCTGTCTGGCTGGGCGTGACCGTGGAATGTGCGCAGTGTCACACGCATAAATACGATCCGCTCACACAGCGGGAATATTATCGGCTGTATGCTTTTTTCAATTCTCTGACCGAGCCGGATATCGGCGCACCATTGCCTGAAGAACAGGCGGCGTTTGAGAAAGCCAACCAGGTCTACCTCAAAGCACATGCGCCGCTGGTCAAAGCAGTCCAGGAATATGAACAGCATAAACTGGTCGGCTCGATGGAAAAATGGGAACAACAGAAACCGGACCAGAGTCCGGTCTGGAACATCCTGCAACCTGAGTCTCTCCAGGCAAAACAGAATACCACCCTCAGCGTGCTGCCAGACCGTTCTATTCTGGCATCCGGAGAAAACCCCGGACGGGCAGAAATTTATACGCTGACCTTTAAAACGAACCTGCAGAACATCAATGGTATTCGACTGGAAGCCCTGCCCGATCCGAGTTTGCCTCGCCAGGGACCGGGACGCAGTCCGACCGGCGATTTTGAACTGACAATGCTGACACTCAAGGCAGCACCGTTGAATGCGCCCGATAAAGCGAAAGAAATCGATCTGGAGAAAGCTCAAGCCAGCTTCGAGATGGCGGGCTTTAAAGTTGACCGCGTGATTAACAACAGCCCGCACACAGGCTGGTCAATCAGTCCTCAACAGGGGAAAAAACAGATCGCCACCTTTGAAACCAAAGAGAGCTTTGGCGATGAAAAAGGGATGTTGCTCACCGTCACGCTGCAGCAGTCGACTACCCGCAAACTGTATCACAACCTGGGCCGGTTTCGCTTGTCACTGACCACCGACAAAAAGCCGCTGCCCCTGACCGGGATGACAGACCTGATCGCCGAGACACTCAATACGCCAACCGATCAGCGGACTGAGGTCCAGAAACAGGAACTACGCGAATACTATCGCACGATCGATCCCGAGCTGAAGAAGCTGAAAGACCAGGAACTGGCTCACAGGAAAAAAGCCCCCCAGGATCCATCCGAGACCACGAAAGCTCAGGTCGTCGATCATCTGAAGACGCCACGTAAGACACGTCTGCTGGTCCGGGGTGACTTTCTGAATCCGGCGGATGAAGTTCAACCGAATACTCCCGCTGTGCTGCCTCCCTTGGAATCAGAAGAGCCATCTCGTCTGGATCTGGCCCGCTGGTTGTTCAATCCACAGCATCCGCTGACCGCCCGCGTAACAGTCAACCGGATCTGGAGCCGCTATTTCGGACGAGGCCTGGTCCCCACGATCAATGACTTCGGCACACAAGGAGAGGCCCCCTCACATCCCGAACTGCTGGACTGGCTGGCGACCCGGTTTCGCGAACAGAACTGGAGCATGAAACAGCTGCACCGGCTGATTGTGACCTCCGCCACTTATCGTCAGTCTTCCGAAAAACGTCCGGAACTGGCGGAACGCGATCCCTACAATGCCTGGTTGTCACATCAGAACCGTTTGCGAGTCGAGGCGGAAATTATCCGCGACGAAGCCCTCTCGGTCAGTGGTCTGCTCAAGCATAAGGTCGGCGGCCGGAGTGTGAACCCGCCTCAACCCGAGGGAATCGCCAGTCTGGGTTATGCGAATTCCGTCAAATGGCCGACCAGTAAGGGAGATGACCGCTATCGGCGGGGGCTTTACACATTCTTCCAGCGAACCGTGCCCTACCCGATGCTGATGACCTTCGATTCCCCTGATTCCAACCTGAGCTGCACCCGTCGCGAGCGTTCTAATACGCCGCTCCAGGCGTTGACGATCTGGAACGATCCGGTCTTCTTTGAATGCTCCCAGTCACTCGGCCCGCGGATTGTAAGTGAAACTCAGGGAAAGAACAGCAGCCTGGAACAGCGGATTCAGCATGCCTTCGAACTCTGCCTGACCCGGGAACCTGCGGAGTCAGAAGTCGAAATCATCAAACAGCTCTACCAGGAACAGACCCGACTGTTAAAGTCCGATCCCAAACTGGTAAGCGAACTGACCAGCAAACAGACGATTCCCGCGGGAAGTACTCCTCAGGAAGTCGCGGCCTGGATCATTATCGGCCGGGTGCTGCTGAACCTGGATGAATTCGTCACCCGCAGCTAG
- a CDS encoding PIG-L deacetylase family protein translates to MMLLLRNVISPLLLLACPLLILPSALSAADNEPLRIICFGAHPDDAEYKNGGTAALWAEQGHKVKLVSVTNGDIGHFEMAGGTLAQRRSAEVKAAGKILGVETEVLDIHDGELLPTLENRKKIVKLIREWKADLVISHRPWDYHPDHRYVGVLVQDAAFMVTVPYFCPDVPRLKKNPVFMYSSDGFQKPYPFRPDVVVALDNVFEKKLKAVAQLVSQSLEGGAGGSPERAAKVPPANPPELRVEHLRPSWTRRQSNEANKYRTELINIYGEDVGKQVKYAESFELCEYGSRPNKQALLKLFPIEASIPKADE, encoded by the coding sequence ATGATGCTGCTACTGCGAAACGTCATCTCCCCCCTGTTACTCCTGGCCTGCCCCCTGCTGATTCTCCCCTCCGCGCTCTCTGCTGCAGACAACGAACCGCTGCGCATCATCTGCTTTGGTGCGCATCCGGATGATGCGGAATATAAAAACGGAGGTACCGCAGCCTTGTGGGCCGAACAGGGACATAAAGTCAAACTGGTATCAGTCACGAATGGTGACATCGGTCACTTTGAGATGGCCGGCGGAACGCTGGCACAGCGTCGTAGCGCAGAAGTCAAAGCCGCGGGTAAGATCCTGGGAGTGGAAACAGAAGTTCTGGATATCCACGATGGCGAACTACTGCCGACTTTGGAGAACCGGAAAAAAATCGTCAAACTGATCCGGGAATGGAAAGCGGATCTGGTCATTTCGCATCGTCCGTGGGACTACCATCCCGACCATCGTTATGTTGGTGTGCTTGTGCAGGACGCCGCGTTCATGGTAACAGTCCCCTACTTCTGCCCGGATGTCCCGCGGCTGAAAAAGAACCCCGTCTTCATGTATTCGAGTGACGGCTTTCAGAAACCCTATCCATTCCGTCCAGATGTCGTTGTCGCATTAGACAATGTGTTTGAAAAGAAACTGAAAGCGGTTGCCCAACTGGTATCTCAGTCTCTGGAAGGGGGCGCTGGTGGCAGCCCGGAACGCGCCGCCAAAGTTCCTCCTGCGAATCCCCCGGAACTGCGAGTTGAACATCTCCGCCCTTCCTGGACACGACGTCAGTCGAACGAAGCCAACAAGTACCGCACAGAGCTGATTAACATTTACGGCGAAGACGTTGGTAAGCAGGTCAAATACGCCGAATCGTTCGAACTCTGCGAATACGGTTCACGCCCCAACAAACAGGCGTTACTCAAACTGTTTCCGATTGAAGCATCGATTCCCAAGGCAGACGAATAA
- a CDS encoding phosphotransferase family protein, with the protein MEREITAENVIEYLREQGQLKPDEQADAEALAWGVSNIVIRIDRAADADFVIKQSRKQLRTQAEWFSQLERIWRELEVMQELEQLLPAGVVPRVLFEDRDNYLFAMEAIAADHRVWKAELLDGRVEQTVARELGKYLSAIHRKSFLQEGYQQRWGDWEIFDQLRIDPFYRFIVRSHPEIKEWVAELIEEMSAHRLCLVLADFSPKNILITDEQIHLVDFETAHFGDPAFDLGFFLSHLLLKAIHFQAEGTHCIELAETFWESYLSTEVVAPLEPSPETAKMEEPQIGQRTIKHLAACMLARVDGKSTVDYLSSAQQDQVRSFALSLILDAPASLPQAFQRLREMLIS; encoded by the coding sequence ATGGAGCGGGAGATCACTGCGGAGAACGTGATTGAGTATCTCAGGGAACAGGGACAGCTGAAACCTGACGAGCAGGCGGATGCAGAGGCCCTGGCCTGGGGCGTTTCCAATATCGTCATTCGTATAGATCGGGCAGCGGACGCCGATTTTGTGATCAAGCAGTCCCGCAAGCAGCTGCGGACCCAGGCCGAGTGGTTCAGTCAGCTGGAACGGATCTGGCGCGAACTGGAAGTGATGCAGGAACTGGAGCAACTGTTACCTGCGGGGGTGGTTCCGCGTGTGCTGTTCGAGGATCGGGACAACTACCTGTTCGCCATGGAAGCGATCGCCGCCGATCACAGGGTCTGGAAGGCAGAACTGCTGGACGGCCGAGTAGAACAAACGGTGGCCCGCGAACTGGGGAAATATCTGAGCGCCATCCACAGAAAGTCATTCCTTCAGGAAGGCTATCAGCAGCGGTGGGGGGACTGGGAGATCTTTGACCAGCTGCGCATCGATCCCTTCTACCGCTTCATTGTTCGCTCACATCCGGAAATCAAAGAGTGGGTTGCAGAACTGATTGAGGAAATGTCCGCGCATCGGCTCTGCCTGGTACTGGCGGACTTTAGTCCCAAGAATATCCTGATCACCGACGAGCAGATCCATCTGGTCGATTTTGAGACGGCCCATTTTGGTGATCCGGCTTTCGATTTGGGATTCTTTCTGAGTCACCTCCTGCTCAAGGCCATTCATTTTCAGGCAGAGGGAACACACTGTATTGAGTTGGCGGAAACATTCTGGGAGTCCTACCTCAGCACCGAGGTCGTCGCGCCTCTGGAGCCGAGTCCCGAGACTGCTAAAATGGAGGAACCACAGATCGGTCAGCGGACCATCAAACATCTGGCAGCCTGCATGCTGGCCCGCGTCGATGGTAAGAGTACGGTCGATTACCTCTCCAGCGCGCAGCAGGACCAGGTTCGATCTTTCGCACTATCGCTGATTCTGGACGCACCGGCTTCCCTGCCGCAGGCGTTTCAAAGACTGCGGGAGATGCTGATCTCCTGA
- the eno gene encoding phosphopyruvate hydratase — protein sequence MTQIEYVQAREVFDSRGNPTVEVEICCANCRPGRAIVPSGASTGKFEAVELRDEDPARFDGLGVTRAVENVRREIADALIGQDAADQRAIDDRLRELDGTENKSRLGANAILGASLAAAYASAESQQQSPVERFAEIWSDYLESQTGVEPGQRARTSLLAKSMSLPLPMVNMISGGLHAGRNLDFQDFLILPVGATSYRQAFEWIVTIYRRLGQILNKTGHEGTLIGDEGGYGPKLSCNSEAVKYVVGAIEAAGLTPGDDVAIGLDVASTHFYDAESNTYHLNATGEEALSADDVINMLERWVDTYPIVSIEDGLAEDDWEGWKKLTERLGHRVQLIGDDLFVTNRQRLQQGISSQTANSVLVKLNQIGTLTETLETLRMAIDHGYWPVVSARSGETEDTTIADLVVATGAGQLKVGSVGRSERLAKYNQLLRLEELLADRAPYHGGGIFSSLQR from the coding sequence ATGACACAAATCGAGTATGTGCAGGCACGCGAAGTATTTGACAGTCGGGGCAATCCCACGGTGGAGGTCGAAATCTGTTGTGCCAATTGTCGTCCGGGGCGGGCCATCGTGCCCAGTGGCGCCAGCACCGGAAAGTTCGAAGCCGTCGAACTGCGAGACGAGGATCCTGCCCGCTTTGACGGTCTGGGAGTGACTCGCGCTGTCGAGAATGTCCGCCGCGAAATTGCGGATGCACTGATCGGTCAGGATGCCGCTGATCAGCGGGCCATCGATGATCGGCTTCGCGAACTGGACGGAACAGAAAATAAATCTCGGCTGGGAGCGAACGCGATTCTGGGAGCCTCCCTGGCTGCGGCCTACGCTTCTGCCGAGTCACAACAGCAGAGCCCCGTGGAACGCTTTGCGGAAATCTGGTCGGACTATCTTGAGTCGCAGACCGGTGTCGAACCGGGACAGAGGGCGCGGACTTCCCTTCTCGCAAAGTCGATGTCCCTTCCGCTCCCGATGGTCAACATGATCTCAGGGGGATTACACGCAGGTCGCAATCTTGATTTCCAGGATTTCCTGATTCTGCCGGTCGGAGCGACCTCGTATCGTCAGGCCTTTGAATGGATCGTCACCATCTACCGTCGTCTGGGACAGATCCTCAACAAGACGGGACATGAAGGCACCCTCATCGGTGATGAGGGGGGCTACGGTCCCAAACTCTCCTGTAACAGCGAAGCGGTCAAATACGTGGTCGGTGCCATCGAAGCCGCGGGCCTGACACCAGGCGACGATGTCGCCATCGGTCTGGATGTCGCGAGTACGCACTTCTATGATGCAGAGAGTAACACCTATCATCTGAATGCGACGGGGGAGGAAGCACTCTCAGCTGACGATGTGATTAACATGCTGGAACGCTGGGTCGACACCTATCCGATCGTCAGTATCGAAGACGGCCTGGCCGAAGATGACTGGGAAGGCTGGAAGAAACTCACCGAACGCCTGGGGCATCGCGTGCAGCTGATTGGCGACGATCTGTTCGTGACCAATCGACAGCGGCTGCAGCAGGGAATCTCCAGTCAGACTGCGAACAGTGTGCTGGTCAAACTTAACCAGATCGGCACTCTGACCGAGACGCTGGAAACCCTGCGGATGGCCATCGATCACGGTTACTGGCCCGTCGTCTCTGCACGCAGCGGTGAAACCGAAGATACCACCATCGCCGACCTGGTTGTGGCAACCGGTGCCGGTCAGCTGAAGGTGGGCTCCGTGGGACGTAGCGAACGCCTGGCCAAATACAACCAACTGCTGCGACTCGAAGAACTGCTGGCGGATCGGGCTCCCTACCATGGAGGCGGAATCTTCTCGAGTCTGCAGCGGTAA